TTTTCGTGCAACTCAGACAGAGAAAAAAATTCGAAGGGAAAAAATTATTGGTAAGGGAAAAGCCAATCAAACGCATAAAGAGGTTGGCTCAAAAGTTCGACAGACAATCAGAGAACTGGGAGGCACAATGCCTGAAAACTTACCTATAGCAGAAGATATTGAAAAAATTCAAACAAGACAGAGTAAAGAATTAAAGGGGAAATAATACTTCATGACCAAACGGGATTACTACGAAATATTGGGGATTTCCAAAAATGCAGAATTGGGGGAGATCAAAAAAGCTTATCGCCAGAAGGCGATGGAATTTCATCCCGACCGCAATCAGCATGATCCACAAGCCGAAGAAAAATTCAAAGAAGCTTCCGAAGCTTACGAAGTTCTGAGCGATTCTCAGAAACGCCAAATTTATGATCAGTTCGGTCATGGAGGCCTTGACAGACAAGGTTTTCACCATGGCTTCAGCAACATGAACGATATCTTTTCCTCCTTCGGCGATATTTTTGAAGATTTTTTCGGCGCCGGTTTCGGCGGTTTTGGCGCGAGACGGGGTGGGTCCGGCAGAAGCCGTGCTCGAAAAGGGAGCGATTGTGAAACTTCCGTCACGATTGCCTTTCAGGAAGTTTTAAACGGTGTCAAAAAAGAAGTGACGCTCCATAAAGAAGCCGTGTGTGACGCGTGTTCCGGAAAAGGTTCCAAATCGGGAAAAACTCAAGCATGCGTTGCTTGCGGCGGTACGGGTCAGATGGCCCATC
This portion of the Deltaproteobacteria bacterium genome encodes:
- the dnaJ gene encoding molecular chaperone DnaJ, which translates into the protein MTKRDYYEILGISKNAELGEIKKAYRQKAMEFHPDRNQHDPQAEEKFKEASEAYEVLSDSQKRQIYDQFGHGGLDRQGFHHGFSNMNDIFSSFGDIFEDFFGAGFGGFGARRGGSGRSRARKGSDCETSVTIAFQEVLNGVKKEVTLHKEAVCDACSGKGSKSGKTQACVACGGTGQMAHQQGFFMIQTTCSRCRGEGEIISDPCDECRGQGRVRAKKNLTVKVPPGVEDGMSLVLRGEGNAGVSGGPAGDLYVHVRVEHHELFERKGDEIHCAIPVSVTQAALGMRISVPTLEGHQHVDLPEGIDSGEEIRLKKMGFPNVHGGKRADQVIKIIVKTPKKLSKKQKQLLEEFSKL